Proteins encoded by one window of Vitis vinifera cultivar Pinot Noir 40024 chromosome 10, ASM3070453v1:
- the LOC104880454 gene encoding phospholipase A I isoform X1 codes for MVQFSHHRCSRSIEKMSWGLGWKRPSEIFHLTLNYSGGDEAVEDPGRSSSEDQESGFRIELDWTAGDDEDQVALRLQSQLMVALPMPQDSVVVQLKEGEGGGDNVGVDMKVVKRRDPLRVVKMSKTVGSGQQSDGIGVVTRLMRSTVKDGVAACNEHWNNVTVLNFCGCSLSVFPVEFTQLMLLEKLCLDNNKLSVLPSELGKLKNLKVLRVDNNMLVSVPVELRQCVELVELSLEHNKLVRPLLDFRAMAELRVLRLFGNPLEFLPEILPLHKLRHLSLANIRIVADELLRSVNVQIEMENSSYFIASRHRLSAFFSLIFRFSSCHHPLLASALAKIMQDEGNRAVVGKDENAMRQLISMISSDNRHVVEQACSALSSLAMDVPVAMQLMKSDIMQPIQRVLKSVAPEELISVLQVVVNLAFASDMVAQKMLTKDVLKSLKLLCAHKNPEVQKLALLAVGNLAFCLENRRTLVTSESLRELLLHLMVVPEPRVNKAAARALAIFGENENLRRAIRGRQVGKKGLRILSMDGGGMKGLGTVQVLKEIEKGTGKRIHELFDLICGTSTGGMLAIALGIKQMTLDQCEEIYKNLGKLVFTDPVPKDNEAATWREKLDQLYKSSSQSFRVVVHGSKHSADQFERLLKEMCADEEGDLLIESAVKNIPKVFVVSTLVSVIPAQPFLFRNYQYPVGTPEIPLAIPESSAISGLGATSTGAQVGYKRSAFIGSCKHHIWQAIRASSAAPYYLDDFSDDMNRWQDGAIVANNPTVFSMREAQLLWPDTRIDTLVSIGCGSVPTKVRKGGWRYLDTGQVLIESACSVDRVEEALSTLLPMLPEIHYFRFNPVDERCDMELDETDPAVWLKLEAATEEYIQNNSQAFKNVCERLQPDEKWSENLKPQYVHKTKASNTDDSSPSLGWRRNVLLVEASYSPDSGRVVHHARSLETFCAHNGIRFSLMNGILENAKAVPGTAFPTPFTSPLFTGSFPSSPLLYSPDVGPQRVGRIDLVPPLSLDGFQSGKTTSHPNSPSGPRQLSLPVQSLHEKLQNSPQVGIIHLALQNDSLGSILSWQKDVFVVAEPGELADKFLQSVKFSLLSVMRAHRRRDASVLAGISTIADMVARRPCFQIGGIVHRYIGRQTQVMEDDQEIGAYMFRRTVPSLHLTADDVRWMVGAWRDRIIICTGTYGPTSTLIKAFLDSGAKAVICPSVEPPETQSVAFHGSGEFNYGENGKFEIGEEEAEDEEAELSTPVSDWEDSDAEKNGENFMQFWDDDEAELSQFICQLYDSLFREGSTVDDALQHALAAHRKLRYSCHLPSIL; via the exons ATGGTCCAATTTAGTCATCATCGTTGCAGTCGCAGCATTGAAAAAATGTCTTGGGGATTGGGTTGGAAGAGGCCCTCCGAGATCTTCCACCTCACGCTGAACTACAGTGGTGGGGACGAGGCGGTGGAAGATCCCGGCCGTTCGTCGTCGGAAGATCAGGAATCAGGGTTTCGGATTGAGCTGGATTGGACGGCTGGAGATGACGAAGATCAGGTGGCTCTGAGGCTGCAGTCGCAGCTGATGGTGGCTCTTCCCATGCCGCAAGACTCTGTGGTCGTTCAACTTAAAGAAGGAGAAGGTGGCGGTGATAATGTGGGTGTGGATATGAAGGTGGTGAAGCGGAGAGACCCGCTTCGGGTCGTGAAGATGTCAAAGACGGTCGGGTCGGGTCAACAGAGTGATGGGATTGGGGTTGTTACGAGATTGATGAGATCGACTGTTAAGGATGGTGTGGCGGCTTGTAATGAGCATTGGAATAACGTTACTGTGCTCAACTTCTGTGGTTGCAGTTTGTCA GTATTTCCAGTAGAGTTCACTCAACTGATGCTTCTTGAGAAGCTATGCCTTGATAACAATAAGCTATCAGTTCTGCCATCTGAGCTTGGCAagctaaaaaatttgaaagttcTCAGGGTGGACAACAATATGCTGGTCTCAGTACCTG TAGAACTGAGACAATGTGTTGAACTGGTGGAACTGTCACTGGAGCACAACAAACTTGTCCGCCCTCTTCTTGATTTCAG GGCTATGGCCGAGTTACGTGTTTTAAGGCTATTTGGTAATCCCCTCGAATTCCTTCCTGAAATTTTGCCATTGCACAAACTTCGCCACTTATCCCTTGCAAATATCAGGATTGTGGCTGATGAACTTTTAAGATCAGTGAATGTGCAAATAGAG ATGGAGAACAGTTCTTATTTCATTGCATCTAGGCACAGGCTAAGTGCCTTCTTCTCTCTCATCTTCCGTTTTTCTTCGTGTCATCACCCCTTACTTGCATCTGCACTAGCAAAGATAATGCAAGATGAAGGAAACCGTGCAGTTGTTGGTAAAGATGAGAATGCAATGCGGCAGCTCATAAGCATGATAAGTAGTGACAATCGTCATGTG GTCGAACAAGCTTGCTCTGCTCTTTCTTCTCTTGCCATGGATGTTCCTGTGGCAATGCAGTTGATGAAATCTGACATCATGCAACCCATTCAAAGAGTGCTGAAATCTGTCGCTCCAGAAGAACTAATTTCTGTATTGCAAGTTGTAGTCAACTTGGCTTTTGCATCTGATATGGTAGCTCAGAAGATGTTGACCAAGGATGTATTGAAATCATTGAAATTGTTGTGTGCCCATAAAAATCCAGAG GTACAAAAGTTAGCTTTGTTAGCAGTTGGAAATTTAGCCTTCTGTTTGGAGAATCGCCGTACTCTGGTTACTTCTGAAAGCTTGAGGGAACTTCTCTTGCACTTGATGGTTGTGCCTGAACCCCGTGTCAATAAAGCCGCTGCCCGTGCACTGGCAATTTTTG GAGAGAATGAGAACCTACGGCGTGCCATAAGAGGGAGACAGGTTGGGAAGAAAGGGCTTCGCATACTTTCAATGGATGGGGGTGGCATGAAGGGTCTGGGAACAGTGCAAGTTCTTAAAGAAATTGAAAAGGGAACTGGAAAGCGGATACATGAGTTGTTCGACCTTATATGTGGTACATCAACAGGTGGTATGCTGGCCATTGCTCTTGGAATCAAACAGATGACCTTGGACCAATGtgaagaaatttataaaaatttgg GAAAACTTGTGTTTACCGACCCTGTGCCAAAGGACAATGAAGCTGCAACTTGGAGGGAAAAGCTGGATCAGCTTTACAAAAGTTCGTCGCAGAGTTTCAGAGTCGTTGTACATGGATCTAAA CACAGTGCAGATCAGTTTGAGAGGTTGTTAAAGGAAATGTGTGCAGATGAGGAAGGAGACCTGTTAATAGAGTCAGCAGTGAAAAACATTCCAAAGGTTTTTGTAGTATCAACTCTGGTGAGCGTTATTCCAGCTCAGCCATTCTTGTTCCGCAATTATCAG TATCCAGTTGGCACACCAGAAATACCTCTTGCAATTCCTGAAAGTTCAGCAATCAGTGGGCTAGGTGCAACTAGTACTGGTGCTCAAGTTGGTTATAAACGCAGTGCTTTTATTGGTAGTTGTAAGCATCATATATGGCAAGCTATAAGAGCATCATCTGCTGCTCCATACTATCTTGATGATTTCTCTGATG ACATGAATCGCTGGCAAGATGGTGCAATAGTAGCTAATAATCCTACTGTTTTTTCCATGAGGGAAGCACAACTCTTATGGCCTGACACAAGAATTGACACTTTAGTTTCCATTGGATGTGGCTCGGTTCCTACCAAG GTTCGAAAGGGTGGGTGGCGTTATTTGGATACTGGGCAAGTGTTGATTGAGAGTGCGTGCTCAGTGGATCGGGTAGAGGAAGCTTTGAGCACATTGCTACCTATGCTTCCTGAAATACATTATTTTCGGTTTAACCCAG TTGATGAACGGTGTGATATGGAGCTGGATGAGACTGATCCTGCAGTCTGGCTAAAATTGGAAGCTGCAACTGAGGAGTACATCCAGAACAACTCCCAGGCCTTCAAGAATGTCTGTGAAAGACTACAGCCAGATGAGAAGTGGTCTGAGAATTTGAAACCTCAGTATGTTCATAAGACAAAGGCATCAAATACTG ATGATAGTAGCCCGTCTTTAGGTTGGAGGCGTAATGTGTTACTTGTTGAAGCTTCATATAGTCCTGATTCAGGAAGAGTTGTTCACCACGCTCGGTCACTTGAGACATTTTGTGCTCATAATGGAATAAGATTCTCTCTTATGAATGGGATATTAGAAAATGCAAAGGCAGTGCCAGGAACCGCATTCCCAACACCATTTACATCACCTCTATTCACGGGAAGCTTCCCATCAAGCCCTCTTCTATATAGTCCTGATGTTGGCCCACAGAGGGTTGGTCGAATTGATTTGGTTCCACCTTTGAGTTTGGATGGATTTCAATCTGGAAAAACTACTTCACACCCAAACTCTCCTTCAGGGCCCAGGCAGCTTTCTTTACCTGTCCAATCATTGCATGAGAAACTACAGAATTCACCACAAGTGGGCATTATACATTTAGCCCTTCAAAATGACTCGCTTGGTTCAATTTTAAG TTGGCAAAAGGATGTATTTGTGGTTGCGGAACCTGGGGAACTCGCTGATAAGTTTCTACAAAGTGTTAAGTTTAGCTTGTTATCAGTGATGCGGGCCCATCGCCGAAGGGATGCATCAGTTCTGGCTGGAATTTCAACCATTGCTGATATGGTTGCACGTAGGCCATGCTTCCAAATTGGAGGTATTGTCCACCGTTATATAGGCCGCCAAACACAA GTTATGGAAGATGATCAAGAAATTGGGGCATACATGTTTCGAAGAACAGTTCCTTCTTTGCACTTAACGGCTGATGATGTTCGTTGGATG GTTGGAGCTTGGAGGGACAGGATTATAATCTGCACTGGGACCTATGGACCTACCTCAACTTTAATTAAGGCCTTTCTAGACTCCGGTGCCAAGGCAGTTATATGCCCTTCAGTTGAACCCCCAGAAACGCAGTCTGTGGCTTTCCATGGATCAGGGGAGTTCAATTATGGGGAGAATGGAAAGTTTGAGATTGGAGAGGAAGAGGCTGAAGATGAAGAGGCAGAACTTTCTACTCCAGTGAGCGACTGGGAAGATAGTGATGCTGAGAAAAATGGGGAGAATTTTATGCAGTTCTGGGATGATGATGAGGCTGAATTGTCACAATTCATCTGTCAACTGTATGACTCATTGTTCCGGGAAGGCTCAACTGTAGATGATGCTCTACAGCATGCTCTTGCAGCTCATAGGAAGCTGAGGTATTCATGCCATCTCCCCAGTATACTATAg
- the LOC104880454 gene encoding phospholipase A I isoform X2: protein MAELRVLRLFGNPLEFLPEILPLHKLRHLSLANIRIVADELLRSVNVQIEMENSSYFIASRHRLSAFFSLIFRFSSCHHPLLASALAKIMQDEGNRAVVGKDENAMRQLISMISSDNRHVVEQACSALSSLAMDVPVAMQLMKSDIMQPIQRVLKSVAPEELISVLQVVVNLAFASDMVAQKMLTKDVLKSLKLLCAHKNPEVQKLALLAVGNLAFCLENRRTLVTSESLRELLLHLMVVPEPRVNKAAARALAIFGENENLRRAIRGRQVGKKGLRILSMDGGGMKGLGTVQVLKEIEKGTGKRIHELFDLICGTSTGGMLAIALGIKQMTLDQCEEIYKNLGKLVFTDPVPKDNEAATWREKLDQLYKSSSQSFRVVVHGSKHSADQFERLLKEMCADEEGDLLIESAVKNIPKVFVVSTLVSVIPAQPFLFRNYQYPVGTPEIPLAIPESSAISGLGATSTGAQVGYKRSAFIGSCKHHIWQAIRASSAAPYYLDDFSDDMNRWQDGAIVANNPTVFSMREAQLLWPDTRIDTLVSIGCGSVPTKVRKGGWRYLDTGQVLIESACSVDRVEEALSTLLPMLPEIHYFRFNPVDERCDMELDETDPAVWLKLEAATEEYIQNNSQAFKNVCERLQPDEKWSENLKPQYVHKTKASNTDDSSPSLGWRRNVLLVEASYSPDSGRVVHHARSLETFCAHNGIRFSLMNGILENAKAVPGTAFPTPFTSPLFTGSFPSSPLLYSPDVGPQRVGRIDLVPPLSLDGFQSGKTTSHPNSPSGPRQLSLPVQSLHEKLQNSPQVGIIHLALQNDSLGSILSWQKDVFVVAEPGELADKFLQSVKFSLLSVMRAHRRRDASVLAGISTIADMVARRPCFQIGGIVHRYIGRQTQVMEDDQEIGAYMFRRTVPSLHLTADDVRWMVGAWRDRIIICTGTYGPTSTLIKAFLDSGAKAVICPSVEPPETQSVAFHGSGEFNYGENGKFEIGEEEAEDEEAELSTPVSDWEDSDAEKNGENFMQFWDDDEAELSQFICQLYDSLFREGSTVDDALQHALAAHRKLRYSCHLPSIL, encoded by the exons ATGGCCGAGTTACGTGTTTTAAGGCTATTTGGTAATCCCCTCGAATTCCTTCCTGAAATTTTGCCATTGCACAAACTTCGCCACTTATCCCTTGCAAATATCAGGATTGTGGCTGATGAACTTTTAAGATCAGTGAATGTGCAAATAGAG ATGGAGAACAGTTCTTATTTCATTGCATCTAGGCACAGGCTAAGTGCCTTCTTCTCTCTCATCTTCCGTTTTTCTTCGTGTCATCACCCCTTACTTGCATCTGCACTAGCAAAGATAATGCAAGATGAAGGAAACCGTGCAGTTGTTGGTAAAGATGAGAATGCAATGCGGCAGCTCATAAGCATGATAAGTAGTGACAATCGTCATGTG GTCGAACAAGCTTGCTCTGCTCTTTCTTCTCTTGCCATGGATGTTCCTGTGGCAATGCAGTTGATGAAATCTGACATCATGCAACCCATTCAAAGAGTGCTGAAATCTGTCGCTCCAGAAGAACTAATTTCTGTATTGCAAGTTGTAGTCAACTTGGCTTTTGCATCTGATATGGTAGCTCAGAAGATGTTGACCAAGGATGTATTGAAATCATTGAAATTGTTGTGTGCCCATAAAAATCCAGAG GTACAAAAGTTAGCTTTGTTAGCAGTTGGAAATTTAGCCTTCTGTTTGGAGAATCGCCGTACTCTGGTTACTTCTGAAAGCTTGAGGGAACTTCTCTTGCACTTGATGGTTGTGCCTGAACCCCGTGTCAATAAAGCCGCTGCCCGTGCACTGGCAATTTTTG GAGAGAATGAGAACCTACGGCGTGCCATAAGAGGGAGACAGGTTGGGAAGAAAGGGCTTCGCATACTTTCAATGGATGGGGGTGGCATGAAGGGTCTGGGAACAGTGCAAGTTCTTAAAGAAATTGAAAAGGGAACTGGAAAGCGGATACATGAGTTGTTCGACCTTATATGTGGTACATCAACAGGTGGTATGCTGGCCATTGCTCTTGGAATCAAACAGATGACCTTGGACCAATGtgaagaaatttataaaaatttgg GAAAACTTGTGTTTACCGACCCTGTGCCAAAGGACAATGAAGCTGCAACTTGGAGGGAAAAGCTGGATCAGCTTTACAAAAGTTCGTCGCAGAGTTTCAGAGTCGTTGTACATGGATCTAAA CACAGTGCAGATCAGTTTGAGAGGTTGTTAAAGGAAATGTGTGCAGATGAGGAAGGAGACCTGTTAATAGAGTCAGCAGTGAAAAACATTCCAAAGGTTTTTGTAGTATCAACTCTGGTGAGCGTTATTCCAGCTCAGCCATTCTTGTTCCGCAATTATCAG TATCCAGTTGGCACACCAGAAATACCTCTTGCAATTCCTGAAAGTTCAGCAATCAGTGGGCTAGGTGCAACTAGTACTGGTGCTCAAGTTGGTTATAAACGCAGTGCTTTTATTGGTAGTTGTAAGCATCATATATGGCAAGCTATAAGAGCATCATCTGCTGCTCCATACTATCTTGATGATTTCTCTGATG ACATGAATCGCTGGCAAGATGGTGCAATAGTAGCTAATAATCCTACTGTTTTTTCCATGAGGGAAGCACAACTCTTATGGCCTGACACAAGAATTGACACTTTAGTTTCCATTGGATGTGGCTCGGTTCCTACCAAG GTTCGAAAGGGTGGGTGGCGTTATTTGGATACTGGGCAAGTGTTGATTGAGAGTGCGTGCTCAGTGGATCGGGTAGAGGAAGCTTTGAGCACATTGCTACCTATGCTTCCTGAAATACATTATTTTCGGTTTAACCCAG TTGATGAACGGTGTGATATGGAGCTGGATGAGACTGATCCTGCAGTCTGGCTAAAATTGGAAGCTGCAACTGAGGAGTACATCCAGAACAACTCCCAGGCCTTCAAGAATGTCTGTGAAAGACTACAGCCAGATGAGAAGTGGTCTGAGAATTTGAAACCTCAGTATGTTCATAAGACAAAGGCATCAAATACTG ATGATAGTAGCCCGTCTTTAGGTTGGAGGCGTAATGTGTTACTTGTTGAAGCTTCATATAGTCCTGATTCAGGAAGAGTTGTTCACCACGCTCGGTCACTTGAGACATTTTGTGCTCATAATGGAATAAGATTCTCTCTTATGAATGGGATATTAGAAAATGCAAAGGCAGTGCCAGGAACCGCATTCCCAACACCATTTACATCACCTCTATTCACGGGAAGCTTCCCATCAAGCCCTCTTCTATATAGTCCTGATGTTGGCCCACAGAGGGTTGGTCGAATTGATTTGGTTCCACCTTTGAGTTTGGATGGATTTCAATCTGGAAAAACTACTTCACACCCAAACTCTCCTTCAGGGCCCAGGCAGCTTTCTTTACCTGTCCAATCATTGCATGAGAAACTACAGAATTCACCACAAGTGGGCATTATACATTTAGCCCTTCAAAATGACTCGCTTGGTTCAATTTTAAG TTGGCAAAAGGATGTATTTGTGGTTGCGGAACCTGGGGAACTCGCTGATAAGTTTCTACAAAGTGTTAAGTTTAGCTTGTTATCAGTGATGCGGGCCCATCGCCGAAGGGATGCATCAGTTCTGGCTGGAATTTCAACCATTGCTGATATGGTTGCACGTAGGCCATGCTTCCAAATTGGAGGTATTGTCCACCGTTATATAGGCCGCCAAACACAA GTTATGGAAGATGATCAAGAAATTGGGGCATACATGTTTCGAAGAACAGTTCCTTCTTTGCACTTAACGGCTGATGATGTTCGTTGGATG GTTGGAGCTTGGAGGGACAGGATTATAATCTGCACTGGGACCTATGGACCTACCTCAACTTTAATTAAGGCCTTTCTAGACTCCGGTGCCAAGGCAGTTATATGCCCTTCAGTTGAACCCCCAGAAACGCAGTCTGTGGCTTTCCATGGATCAGGGGAGTTCAATTATGGGGAGAATGGAAAGTTTGAGATTGGAGAGGAAGAGGCTGAAGATGAAGAGGCAGAACTTTCTACTCCAGTGAGCGACTGGGAAGATAGTGATGCTGAGAAAAATGGGGAGAATTTTATGCAGTTCTGGGATGATGATGAGGCTGAATTGTCACAATTCATCTGTCAACTGTATGACTCATTGTTCCGGGAAGGCTCAACTGTAGATGATGCTCTACAGCATGCTCTTGCAGCTCATAGGAAGCTGAGGTATTCATGCCATCTCCCCAGTATACTATAg
- the LOC100258941 gene encoding uncharacterized protein LOC100258941, with protein sequence MGRSSRHKAILPEPPLASSRSLLLQFNHTIKKMEYKASCTATKCPERMAAKAPVEVGTRGTVGSLVMKEIEYFSRLELDRHGSGSSQRSQAHVVDVASGSTGRSRHRFWFLIMTWRRKKRRSSRTFLPSICSVVEVADSHRLNGIPGFNYRILKDDVKNMHF encoded by the coding sequence ATGGGGAGAAGCTCCAGACACAAGGCAATCCTCCCAGAACCACCACTCGCGTCATCTAGAAGTCTCCTACTTCAATTCAACcataccataaaaaaaatggagtataAAGCAAGCTGCACAGCCACCAAGTGCCCTGAAAGAATGGCTGCAAAAGCTCCTGTTGAGGTGGGCACGAGGGGCACTGTTGGATCGCTTGTGATGAAGGAAATTGAGTATTTCAGCAGGCTTGAATTGGATCGCCATGGAAGTGGGAGCTCTCAGAGGTCTCAGGCACATGTAGTGGATGTGGCTTCCGGCAGTACTGGCCGTTCCAGGCATAGGTTCTGGTTCCTGATAATGACATGGAGAAGGAAAAAGAGGAGGAGCAGCAGAACCTTTCTACCAAGCATCTGCTCTGTTGTGGAAGTTGCAGACAGCCACAGGCTGAACGGGATTCCTGGATTCAATTACAGGATCCTGAAGGATGATGTGAAGAACATGCACTTTTGA
- the LOC100264109 gene encoding probable serine/threonine-protein kinase PBL23, with translation MEEMNCILCCRLTGDNTVEKKKSIEENKDDKTVASFVKDIAWKSAGTDKKGTLTKEILKAGNPKISAQVFTFRELATATSNFRAECLLGEGGFGRVYKGHINNQDVAVKQLDRNGVQGNREFLAEVLMLSLVHHPNLVNLMGYCAEGDQRILVYEYMPNGSLENLLFDLPPNQEPLDWITRMKIAEGAAKGLEFLHEGANPPVIYRDFKASNILLDEEFNPKLSDFGLAKLGPTGGQDHVSTRVMGTYGYCAPEYALTGKLTTKSDVYSFGVMFLEMITGRRVIDTTRPTEEQNLISWAAPLFRDKKKFTLMADPLLEGKYPVKSLYQALAVAAMCLQEEASTRPLISDVVAALEFLARPKAV, from the exons ATGGAAGAGATGAACTGCATCTTGTGTTGCAGATTGACAGGTGACAACACggtggagaagaagaagagcattGAGGAAAATAAAGACGATAAAACAGTAGCCTCATTTGTTAAAGACATCGCATGGAAATCTGCAG GTACTGACAAGAAGGGGACTCTAACCAAAGAGATACTAAAAGCCGGAAACCCAAAAATTTCTGCCCAAGTTTTCACATTCCGTGAACTGGCAACTGCAACAAGCAACTTCAGGGCTGAGTGTTTGTTGGGAGAAGGTGGATTTGGGAGGGTCTACAAAGGGCATATCAACAATCAA GATGTGGCTGTTAAGCAGCTTGATAGGAATGGCGTACAGGGAAACCGAGAATTCCTGGCAGAGGTTCTGATGTTAAGCCTTGTTCACCACCCCAACCTTGTGAATCTGATGGGCTATTGTGCTGAAGGGGATCAGAGAATTTTAGTATATGAATACATGCCCAATGGATCTCTGGAAAATCTCCTCTTTG ATTTGCCTCCAAATCAGGAGCCTCTGGATTGGATTACCAGGATGAAGATAGCTGAAGGGGCAGCTAAAGGGCTAGAATTCTTGCATGAAGGTGCCAACCCACCAGTGATTTATCGCGACTTCAAAGCATCTAATATATTGTTGGATGAGGAATTCAATCCCAAACTATCTGATTTTGGACTTGCTAAGCTGGGCCCAACAGGAGGCCAGGACCATGTGTCTACCAGAGTGATGGGAACCTATGGCTACTGTGCACCAGAGTATGCATTGACAGGCAAGCTGACCACCAAGTCTGATGTGTACAGCTTTGGGGTAATGTTTCTTGAGATGATCACTGGTAGGAGAGTTATTGACACTACTAGACCAACTGAGGAGCAGAACCTGATTTCTTGG GCAGCCCCACTGTTCAGAGACAAGAAGAAATTTACACTGATGGCTGACCCATTGCTTGAAGGGAAGTACCCGGTAAAGAGTCTCTATCAAGCTCTTGCAGTTGCAGCCATGTGTCTCCAAGAAGAAGCTAGCACCAGGCCTTTGATCAGTGATGTTGTAGCTGCTCTTGAGTTTCTAGCTAGACCAAAAGCTGTTTAG